The proteins below are encoded in one region of Aquisphaera giovannonii:
- a CDS encoding APC family permease, translated as MPADTVPAERHVLPRVLGPVAAYCVVVGCVIGSGIFMVPATVAHEVPFLGGILIVWIVAGILSGLGALTLAELGAMMPHAGGPYVYLRAAYGRLPAFLFGWTEFTIERTGSMATLAAAFARYFIQLVPPPDGIDGKVWQGLVAVAAIAVVTTVNILGTRRGSALQVVGTVLKVGGVLALMSLPLLLRRGTPANLAPAWPQAWNTSVVMAMLAAMVHVLWAYDGWINVTPLAEEVREPGRNIPRALILGMGTLIAVYLCMTVAYHYVLPLADIAAANDPQGKIEKAVAAVYCSELLGHPGVVAISMLVMCSTFISLNGNALTGPRAYFAMARDGLLPRALGRIHPRYQTPANAVLAQGLWASMLVVVGTAIVSGGAPDTVGESAGAMGWISAAWLKLHQTPLYDILLTYVIFGANLFYLLSISSVFVLRAKFPDKERPYRTWGYPATPILYVIVSVVFLGSMLVNEQSRVQALAGIGLILLGIPAFVLLKRSDEPTAAGSDSLA; from the coding sequence ATGCCCGCCGACACGGTCCCCGCCGAACGCCACGTCCTGCCGAGGGTGCTCGGGCCCGTCGCCGCGTACTGCGTCGTCGTCGGCTGCGTGATCGGCTCGGGGATCTTCATGGTCCCCGCCACGGTGGCGCACGAGGTCCCCTTCCTCGGCGGCATCCTCATCGTCTGGATCGTCGCGGGCATCCTCAGCGGCCTCGGGGCGCTCACCCTGGCGGAGCTCGGGGCGATGATGCCCCATGCGGGCGGCCCTTACGTCTACCTGCGGGCCGCCTACGGCCGGCTGCCGGCATTCCTGTTCGGCTGGACCGAGTTCACCATCGAGCGGACCGGCTCGATGGCCACCCTGGCGGCGGCCTTCGCGCGCTATTTCATCCAGCTCGTGCCCCCGCCCGACGGCATCGACGGCAAGGTCTGGCAGGGGCTCGTGGCCGTGGCGGCCATCGCGGTCGTGACGACGGTCAACATCCTGGGCACGCGACGCGGCAGCGCCCTCCAGGTGGTCGGCACCGTGCTCAAGGTCGGGGGCGTGCTCGCCCTGATGTCGCTGCCCCTGCTCCTCCGGCGAGGCACGCCGGCCAACCTCGCGCCCGCCTGGCCCCAGGCCTGGAATACGTCGGTGGTGATGGCGATGCTGGCCGCCATGGTCCACGTCCTCTGGGCCTACGACGGCTGGATCAACGTCACGCCGCTGGCCGAGGAGGTCCGAGAGCCCGGCCGGAACATCCCCCGCGCCCTGATTCTGGGGATGGGCACGCTCATCGCCGTCTACCTCTGCATGACGGTCGCCTACCACTACGTGCTCCCCCTCGCGGACATCGCCGCCGCGAACGACCCCCAGGGCAAGATCGAGAAGGCCGTCGCGGCCGTCTACTGCTCGGAGCTCCTCGGCCATCCCGGCGTCGTCGCCATCTCGATGCTCGTCATGTGCTCGACATTCATCTCCCTCAACGGCAATGCCCTCACGGGCCCGCGGGCCTACTTCGCCATGGCCCGCGACGGCCTGCTGCCCCGGGCCCTGGGCCGGATCCACCCGCGCTACCAGACGCCGGCCAACGCCGTGCTCGCCCAGGGACTCTGGGCGAGCATGCTGGTCGTCGTCGGCACGGCCATCGTCTCCGGCGGGGCGCCCGACACGGTCGGCGAGTCGGCCGGGGCCATGGGATGGATCTCCGCCGCCTGGCTCAAGCTCCACCAGACGCCCCTGTACGACATCCTGCTGACCTACGTCATCTTCGGCGCCAACCTGTTCTACTTGCTGTCCATCTCCAGCGTCTTCGTCCTGCGGGCCAAATTCCCGGATAAGGAGCGTCCCTACAGGACCTGGGGATACCCCGCCACGCCCATCCTCTACGTCATCGTCTCGGTCGTCTTCCTGGGGAGCATGCTCGTCAACGAGCAGAGCCGCGTGCAGGCCCTCGCCGGGATCGGCCTGATCCTGCTCGGCATCCCGGCCTTTGTCCTGCTGAAGCGGAGCGACGAGCCGACGGCCGCCGGATCGGACTCACTCGCCTGA